The genomic stretch CTGTTTGGAGAAGAAGGACAGGATCAGAATCGACAGGGTCAAGAACAGACCGGCTGAGAACAGCAGCCACGGATATTCGCGCAAGGCGCGTGAACCGTAGGAGATCATCCCGCCCCATTCTCCGGTCATCGTCAGCGTCATGAACTGCTGGGGAGGGCCGTCATCGTAAACGAAGCGCTCCCCGCCGCCGAGGAAGATGTTGAGGACGGCGAGCTGACCGATCAGGAACAGCACTTGGATGAAATCGGTCAAAATGGCGAACCACATATCGGGACGCAAATGTGGCATCAGGTGGCGGAACACGATGCGGGATGTGGAGGCACCCATCGTCTTCGCCGCGCCGATATACTCTTTTGCCGCAAAGAAGCGGGCTCGCTCGGCCATCTGGTGTGCGATCTGAAAGATGCCGATCAGCACGAGCAAGCTGAAGAGCAGGAAGGCGAACATCAGAATCTTGGGATCGTTCGGGTTCATCCCTTGGTTCATCCCGAGCAGTATCGACATACCGTATAGGGTCGGGAAGACGAACAGCAAGGTCGGGACGCCGGAGGTGATCAGTTGCAGCGTTTGGATGATCTTGCCGCCGCGTCCGGTGGACCCGGCGTACAATCCAAGCGGCAAGGCGATCACAAAGCGCACCACGGTGACGAGGAACGCGAAGCCGAGCGTGTATTTCGCACCATTTAACAACAGCGACAACACATCATAGCCGCGGTGGTCGGTGCCGAGCGGATGTTCGAAGCTCGGGCCGAACGGTGGCGAAATCGGCGTTTTTACGCCATTGATCGTTTCATAGGTAACGCCGATCTTATGGTCTTGCGTGATCTCATAAGGCATCAGATAAGAGCCGAACACAGCGACAAACACGAGGAGCAACAGTAGTACCCAGGCCAGTTGATAGAGCAGGCGGTCTTTTTTCGCACCGTTTTGGTTCATGCTACGCGCCCTCCTTCGTGCTTACGACCACGCGGCTGCGCAGCAAGGCGAACAACCCTTGTACGAACAGCGCGAAAGCTGCGAGGATTGCGCAGGTCGTCGCCAGAGACGAGACGTAACCGATGCTTTGGTTGACCGCATAGCCACCAAGACCGAAGATGTTGGCCATGACTTCCACGACGACAAGCGAAGTCAGCGCCACCGAGACGGCCCGCGGGATGATCGTCAGGAAATCTTCCATCGTGTTGCGCATCATGTGCCGAAAGATGACCGCGGGACGCGAGAGCCCTTTCGAATAAGCCGTTTTGATGTAGCCTTCTTCCCACTCGCGTTCAAAGGCGATGCGCATGGTTCCATAGATCAAGGCGGCTGGCAAGAGGGAGATCGCCAACATCGGGATCAACAGCGGTGTTTGTTTGACAAATTGCATGATGATGATCACGGGCGACCCGACCAATTTATTGACCGAAATCGCGGCAAACTGCAGGAGCACGACGACGAAAAAGTCGGGAAGAGACAAGAGTAGTCCTTGTCCCGCGTCGAGCACCTTGCCCACTTTCGGCTTCCAAACGGCGAGCAATGCGGCCAAAAAGCCGACGGCCACGCCGATCAGCAGCCCTGGCAACAGGTAGGACAGCGAGCGTTTGATCATCTCGGCGAGCGAATTGGTGATCGGGATCGGCTTTTGTCGCGACTTGTATGCGATCACACCGAAATCTCCATCCAGATAGGACTTGATCTGTACGTTCAGCGCTTCCCCATAGCGAGAGAAATTGAAGGAGGGAGTCGTGACCACAGGCAGTGTGAGCTGCACCTCTTTGTGGCGGCCGATCTGTCGCTCCAGTTCTTCTTTTTTGGCAGCAGGCACGGAGATATATCCGGCGCCTTCATCGACGATTGCGGTGCCCGGGAAGGCATTGATTACATTGTGAATGTTTCCGCCTGGAAGCAGGACGATCTGAATCTGGTCTTTCGAGATCACATCGATCCCTTTGTCCAGATTGCTGATCAACAGGATTCCGGCTAAGATGCCGACTGCGACCAGCAGTCCCTGTAAGAACCTTACCATCATCAATCCCCATTTCTCTGTGTATGACACCCCGAAGTAGTCTTGCCTATATAGACTAAATATTACACCGAAACGTTGCGTAATGTCGCAACTTTCTAAAAAAGAATGTAAATTAAAGGTGATTCAATAGGTAGGTCCAACAGATAAGCATACAAAAACCGTCCTAGAGGCCAGGACGGCATTGGCGTTATTTAGGTTCCAGCAGGTAGCTTCCCGGCACGACGATCATTTTGGACAGCTTTTCGCGGCACTCCGGATTGGTCACGTGTGACACGCTGGTCAGGATGTCCATTTTCGTTTGATGCAGGGCTTCGTCATGTGTAGACGAATCGGGGTGAGTGTAGCGATCGACCGCGTATTTCGCAAAGTCGAACAGTTCCCCTTGCACGACCTGTTCACCGTCGGAGCCGTAATTTTTCGACAGGTATCCGCGCATCTCGGCGAGGCGGTAGAGCAATTCTTTCCACGCCAGTCCCTCTTTACTCTGCTTGCGGACCTGCGGGTCAGGCTCGGGCAGGGTTGTGCAGGACAGCATGTCCGACCAGTTGTGCCAAGCGTCCGGCGCGAGGCACTCGGTCAGCTTTTGCGCACAGTACGCATTGCGTGGGAGCAGCTCGATCACTTCGCGGAAGCCAGGGATGCGGTTGCGATCGATCGCTTTTTTCGCCCAGCGGACGTGGCGGTGCTGGTTATCTAGGTAGGCTTTAAACGAAGGGTGGATCATGTCGAACTCATAATCGCTGAGGTGATGTGTCGCCAGAATCTGCTCTTTGATCGCATTGTCCGGCGGGAAGAATTCACCTTCGCCTAGCAACATGACGCGTTTGCGGTACATAAAGAGCGACTTGTCTGTGACGCCTTCGTGCTGCCCCTGCATGACTTCATAACGAAAAGTCCCATACTCTGGGAACGTCGTCACCGCCGAAAAGCCGTCATCGATCAGGTTGAGGTCATCGCGTATCGCCATCAATTCGCGCATGATCACCTCTTCCATCACCGACACCGAGCCTTCGATGTGCGTAAAATAGGTGATGTCCTCTTCCGGGGTGCCAAGCACGCGCGTATAGAGGTCGTGGAAGTTCAGAATGTGCATCATCTCGTGAATGTAGTTTTGGAACGGATAGCGGATCACCGTACCTTGATCACCGCCGACAAAAGCGGCGCGGCGTTGATAGATGCGCCCGTGCTCCGGACGAAACGCGTCCTGTGCGTTTTCATCAGGATCGACGTACAGTTCATAGCCTTCGTTGTAGCTGTGAATCCAGACGGCCATATAGGTCGGCGACAACAAGAGCGCCGTGGAATGATTCAGAATTCGCGCAGGCATATTGAACATGTGATCGTTGATCTCTGGGCGCGCGGACAGATAGGACATGCCGACGGCAAGAGCTTGATACAGTTCAAATTCGCCTTCTGTCGCCATCTCGACACAAAAACGGTGCAGCGCTTGTAGCCACGTGGTCATCCGATCATCGGACACGTCATAGGTAGTGGTAAAGCGCTCCAGCGCTTGTTCGAAGTCTTCCGGCTCCACGGTCAAAAAGACGTTCAGCCCATCAACCCACAAATCGGAGCCGATCTCAGTATCAAACCAGCCTGCTTGATCGTCGCTCATGGTGCGCAATGTATGATATTGAACCAAAAGGTCTGAGGTATTCATGAGTTCTCATCCTTTACGGGATAGATTTCGCAAATAAAATGTGCCCTTTCCCGGTCCGAGAAAGGGCACGAGACGAGCTTAGATTTCAGCGACGATGCCGATCGGGCGCAGTTCTTTCGTAGCAGAAAACTCAGCCGGGATGCCAATCGGGTTGATTTCTTTCGCAAATTCGATCGGGTTGATGATGCCGATCGGACGCAGTTCTTTCGCAGCAGTAAACTCAGCCGGGATGCCGATCGGGTTGATTTCTTTCACAAATTCGATCGGAACGATGCCGATCGGACGTGCTTCTTTCACATCGATAATTTCGCCGATGATACCGATCGGGCGGATGACTTTTGCTTTCGGAACGAGGTGCGATTGGACAGCTACTTTTGTTACTTTTTTCATGGTCAGTTCCTCCTTAGAATTCAATCAAGATGGTGATGTGGACTGTTTCTTTTGCGTCAGCGATGATCGGAGCTTTGACAGTCGCTTTTTTCACAACTTTTTTCATCGGTCATTTCCTCGTTTCTACATAAAAGTAGCAATTACTTAACGTTGGACCAGCCGATCCATTTTACTTGCTTTACTTGCTCAACCAAAGCAGAGTTAAAGCCGCTTTTTACGACCTTTTTCATGTAGGACACCTCCTCTTCAAAATGATTATTCATGACAAGTCGATTACTGCTCGCTGACTCGGCCGATCCATTTTACTTGTTTTACTTGCTCAACCAAAATTGAGTTCACAGCAGTTTTTACTACTTTTTTCATTAGAAAAACACCTCCCTTTCATTTATACTTTAATGATAAGTGGAGGCTCTTTGCAGGTCAATACCTTTCTGGTTAATAATTTAGAAAATTTGAGAAATTAAAGCTGAGTGAGCGAGTGAAAGTTTGGTGCAGGTGGTAGTTATCGACTGCTCTGCATCCTATCCTTTATAGAATCGCGTCGGGTCAGGGAAGCGGTTTCACAGGTTCGAACGGATGCCTGAAATTCACTATCGAATTTTTTGCGAAAATCGTGTATAAGTATAGGTGAGGTATTTTCGACATGTAAAACCGACCGCTCGGTCTAAATTTGAATGATGATTCATTCATGTAAAAACATTCATCTAGTATTGCAAATTCTGATTCGCAAAGGGGTTGAACAGAAATGGCGTGGATTAAAGTGCTCTTGTTCCTGATGCTCGCTGGGGTCGCAGGTTACTATAGCATTACGGCGTTATATCGCCGCTACCAGTACCTGATGCTCGGCGCAGAAGAAAATCGTTTCGATGACAGCGATGCGCGTATTAAAGGTTTCTTCAAGTACGTGTTGGGTCAAGGTAAGGTACTGGCTGAACCTGCCGGGATTGGCCACTTTATCATTTTCTATGGTTTTATCATCATCTCGATCGGCGCGATGGACTTCTTCGCCCATCATCTGACCGGGTCGCACATTCCGGGCCTTGGCTCGACTGTGTTTGTCGCCATGCATGAGGCGGCGAACATCTTGGTGCTGGTCGCGATTGCGATCGCCGCTGTTCGCCGATATATCTTGAAACCGATGCGCCTTGACGTGACCGCTGAAGCCGGTTACATCATCGGCGCGATCGCGCTGCTCATCCTGTCCGACTTTGTCTACTGGGGTGCTGCTGATGCGCTGGAAGGTCACGATCCAGGCTTTATCGCTCCGATCGCAGGCTTCCTCGCAGGCGCGTTCGCTAGTATGTCCGATACGGCGGTCACGGCGATCAAAGAAGTGATGTTCTGGTTCCACACCGCCGTGCTGCTCGGTTT from Tumebacillus algifaecis encodes the following:
- a CDS encoding ABC transporter permease subunit, with product MNQNGAKKDRLLYQLAWVLLLLLVFVAVFGSYLMPYEITQDHKIGVTYETINGVKTPISPPFGPSFEHPLGTDHRGYDVLSLLLNGAKYTLGFAFLVTVVRFVIALPLGLYAGSTGRGGKIIQTLQLITSGVPTLLFVFPTLYGMSILLGMNQGMNPNDPKILMFAFLLFSLLVLIGIFQIAHQMAERARFFAAKEYIGAAKTMGASTSRIVFRHLMPHLRPDMWFAILTDFIQVLFLIGQLAVLNIFLGGGERFVYDDGPPQQFMTLTMTGEWGGMISYGSRALREYPWLLFSAGLFLTLSILILSFFSKQLQKRLARPYLYRTKPLMQNKPVMAFGTAAVAACVLILVFLPNKSPTVISATAQVEEQQVDLMKKELEEQIKKQEERMKETATAIIKNLKDDKWSYAQAYIYIEPGKNRSFMSNYKEPFAPFDDWLQKLKAGYELVEFGAITRSEKRITWFDGTEIDLLQIEIKVKGPNGEQESWLLPMNGNRAVGEVTNPDDNK
- a CDS encoding ABC transporter permease subunit → MMVRFLQGLLVAVGILAGILLISNLDKGIDVISKDQIQIVLLPGGNIHNVINAFPGTAIVDEGAGYISVPAAKKEELERQIGRHKEVQLTLPVVTTPSFNFSRYGEALNVQIKSYLDGDFGVIAYKSRQKPIPITNSLAEMIKRSLSYLLPGLLIGVAVGFLAALLAVWKPKVGKVLDAGQGLLLSLPDFFVVVLLQFAAISVNKLVGSPVIIIMQFVKQTPLLIPMLAISLLPAALIYGTMRIAFEREWEEGYIKTAYSKGLSRPAVIFRHMMRNTMEDFLTIIPRAVSVALTSLVVVEVMANIFGLGGYAVNQSIGYVSSLATTCAILAAFALFVQGLFALLRSRVVVSTKEGA